In Helianthus annuus cultivar XRQ/B chromosome 8, HanXRQr2.0-SUNRISE, whole genome shotgun sequence, a single genomic region encodes these proteins:
- the LOC110873632 gene encoding uncharacterized protein LOC110873632, whose translation MLSTFGPINPLFSIFKPLKTPTQALTLTLAMATLSGPDNRRPTCPSCSKPTRVCFCNRFKTSVLDNSIAVTLLQHRLEKKHPLNSAKIATLGLKNVNLAYVSDVVSQAHFDIHFLDSNLDMGHQDLVENHKKIQPLNLFDSNLDMGHQDSVEIHKTIQPLHLFDSNLDMGHQDSVEIPKKIQPLHLFDSNLDMGHQDSVEIHKKIQPLHLFDSNLDLGHQDSLENHKKIQSLRPADISFTVKRRGVSNQDFDELLVDQSCLNNGFVVTKIQKEIDGNNIEEFKIVVPPGSMLLFPSEKSIGIEDVDFDVKNLIVLDGTWAKALRMYKENPWLRLLPHVKLEVDKLSLYGEVRRQPKARCLSSIESIVYALKAIGKDDHQGLDSLLDVFESMVVDQRRCMNERLNLESSI comes from the coding sequence ATGCTGTCCACTTTTGGACCCATAAACCCCTTGTTCTCCATATTCAAACCTCTGAAAACCCCAACTCAAGCCCTAACCCTAACCCTAGCAATGGCGACCCTATCTGGTCCAGATAATCGAAGACCCACATGCCCATCTTGTTCCAAACCGACCCGAGTCTGTTTCTGCAACCGATTCAAGACCTCAGTTCTTGACAACTCCATAGCTGTCACACTTCTCCAACACCGTTTAGAGAAGAAACACCCCCTAAATTCAGCCAAGATTGCAACTTTAGGTCTCAAGAATGTCAATCTTGCTTATGTTTCAGATGTTGTTTCACAAGCCCACTTTGATATTCACTTTCTTGATTCAAATCTTGATATGGGTCATCAAGATTTAGTTGAAAATCACAAAAAGATTCAAcctttaaacttgtttgattcaAATCTTGATATGGGTCATCAAGATTCAGTTGAAATTCACAAAACGATTCAACCTTTACACTTGTTTGATTCAAATCTTGATATGGGTCATCAAGATTCAGTTGAAATTCCCAAAAAGATTCAACCTTTACACTTGTTTGATTCAAATCTTGATATGGGTCATCAAGATTCAGTTGAAATTCACAAAAAGATTCAACCTTTACACTTGTTTGATTCAAATCTTGATCTGGGTCATCAAGATTCACTTGAAAATCACAAAAAGATTCAATCTTTACGACCTGCTGATATCAGTTTCACTGTTAAAAGAAGGGGTGTCAGCAATCAAGATTTTGATGAGCTTTTGGTTGATCAGTCTTGTTTAAATAATGGGTTTGTTGTGACAAAGATTCAAAAAGAGATTGATGGAAACAATATTGAAGAATTCAAAATTGTGGTTCCTCCAGGATCGATGCTTTTGTTCCCAAGTGAGAAATCGATTGGGATCGAAGATGTCGATTTCGATGTGAAGAACTTGATTGTGTTGGATGGGACATGGGCTAAAGCACTTAGAATGTACAAAGAGAATCCATGGTTGAGATTGTTGCCACATGTGAAGTTGGAAGTTGATAAGTTGAGTTTGTATGGTGAAGTGAGGCGACAACCAAAAGCAAGATGTTTGTCATCCATTGAAAGCATTGTTTATGCACTCAAGGCAATTGGGAAAGATGATCATCAAGGTTTGGATAGTTTGTTGGATGTTTTTGAGTCTATGGTTGTAGATCAGAGGAGGTGCATGAATGAAAGATTGAATCTTGAAAGCAGCATTTGA
- the LOC110873633 gene encoding uncharacterized protein LOC110873633: protein MAPSSPPPPYYAITIITILTLACTRNPKVEAAFKAPILPQDLLPLLPTQISWPILRTLRSATDILPTFVGAASLSNNSDVNWKGSCFYENTAWLELHNKTGSEFGGGTLHIKVSNAHSWTCMDLYIFATPYRVKWDYYFLSREHKVEFDEWEGKAEYDYVKNKGVAIFLMESGMLGTLQALWEVFPLFTNTGWGENANLAFLEKNMGAKFEERSGPWVTNVTIDDIQSGDFLAISKIRGLWGGFETLEKWASGAYAGHSAVCLRDPEGKLWVGESGHEDEEGNNLIVLLPWDEWWSYELTKDNTNPHIALLPLHPELRAKFNESAAWEYAQSMIGLPYGYHNLIFSWIDTIDGNYPPPLDAHLVASVMTVWNQLQPAYAANIWNEALNKRLGTQDLDLPEIMVEVERRGSSFAQLLTIPEQDDWIYVDGKSTSCVAFILEMYKEAGLFGDLANEIQVTEFTIKDAYTLNFFENNITRLPKWCNDGDTVKLPFCQLTGKYRMELPGYNTIEPYAHMAENCPSMPPDYLRPKYC, encoded by the exons ATGGCACCCTCCTCACCCCCACCACCATATTACGCCATAACGATCATCACCATCTTAACCTTGGCTTGTACCCGCAATCCAAAAGTAGAAGCAGCCTTTAAAGCACCAATTCTCCCACAAGACCTGCTTCCACTTTTACCCACACAAATCTCATGGCCCATTCTTAGAACCCTCAGGTCTGCCACTGATATCTTGCCCACCTTTGTGGGTGCAGCTTCTTTATCCAACAATTCTGATGTGAATTGGAAAGGGTCTTGCTTTTATGAGAACACTGCTTGGTTGGAACTTCATAATAAAACTGGTAGTGAGTTTGGTGGGGGCACTCTTCATATCAAg GTAAGCAACGCGCACAGTTGGACATGTATGGATCTATATATCTTCGCTACTCCATATCGCGTAAAATGGGACTACTATTTCTTATCCCGAGAGCATAAAGTCGAGTTTGACGAATGGGAAGGAAAAGCCGAATACGATTAT GTAAAAAACAAAGGTGTTGCTATTTTCCTCATGGAATCGGGAATGTTAGGAACCCTACAAGCATTGTGGGAAGTATTCCCGTTGTTTACGAATACGGGATGGGGCGAGAACGCGAACCTCGCTTTTCTTGAAAAGAATATGGGAGCTAAATTTGAAGAACGATCGGGGCCATGGGTTACAAATGTTACCATAGATGATATACAATCGGGTGACTTTCTTGCAATATCAAAGATCCGCGGGTTATGGGGCGGGTTTGAGACTCTTGAGAAATGGGCATCCGGGGCTTATGCGGGTCACTCTGCGGTTTGCTTACGAGACCCCGAAGGGAAGTTATGGGTCGGAGAATCAGGACATGAAGATGAAGAG GGTAATAACCTTATTGTTCTATTACCATGGGACGAATGGTGGAGTTACGAGCTCACGAAAGATAATACGAATCCACATATTGCATTGCTTCCTTTGCATCCCGAACTCAGGGCTAAGTTTAATGAATCGGCTGCATGGGAGTACGCACAAAGCATGATAGGATTACCATACGGTTATCATAATTTGATATTTAGCTGGATCGACACTATCGATGGAAATTATCCACCGCCACTTGATGCTCATCTG GTTGCTTCTGTTATGACCGTATGGAACCAATTACAACCGGCATATGCAGCCAACATATGGAATGAAGCCCTGAACAAGCGACTTGGTACTCAG GATCTTGACCTTCCTGAAATCATGGTAGAGGTTGAAAGGCGTGGTTCGTCTTTTGCACAGTTATTAACGATTCCCGAGCAGGATGACTGGATATACGTTGACGGAAAATCGACTTCTTGTGTTGCTTTCATCCTTGAAATGTACAAAGAAGCAGGACTCTTTGGTGATCTCGCAAATGAGATTCAAGTTACCGAATTTACA ATAAAGGATGCATACACGCTCAACTTCTTTGAAAACAACATAACCCGCCTGCCAAAATGGTGCAATGACGGGGACACAGTAAAGCTTCCGTTTTGTCAACTTACTGGAAAGTATCGAATGGAATTACCTGGATACAATACTATAGAACCGTATGCGCATATGGCTGAAAATTGCCCGTCAATGCCCCCAGATTATCTGAGACCAAAATACTGCTGA